The Verrucomicrobiota bacterium genomic interval CGTGCGCTGGATCAAACAAGGCATGCCCTACGGCAAGCCCACCGACCCGACCGTCGCCCGCATCGAAGTCTTTCCCAAGGAGCGCACGATGTCCTTCGGTGGCGAACAACAGATCGTCGTGCTGGCGCATTACACGGACGGCACCAAAGAAGATGTCACTCGCAGCGCGCTCTACGAGCCGAACGACAAGGACATGGCCCGCGCCGAGGAATCCGGAAAGGTCCAGTTGTTCAACCAGCCCGGCGACGTAGCCGTGATGGTTCGGTATCAGGCCAAAGTCGCCGTGTTTCGAGCCACGATCCCGCTGGGCGCGCCCGTCGCCAGTTTGCCCGCGCCGAGAAATTTCGTCGATGAATGGGTTTTCAAGAAACTCAAAACCATCGGCATGCCGCCCGCGGAAAACTGCGATGACGCGACGTTCCTGCGCCGCGCCGCGATCGACATTGCCGGGAGGCTCCCGACACCGGACGAAGCGAGGCGATTCCTGGAAGATAAGAGCGCCGACAAACGTGACCGGTGGATCGACACGCTTGTGGACAGTTCGGATTACGCGGATTACTTCGCCAACAAGTGGAGCGCATTGCTTCGGAACAAGCGCGGCGCGCCGACACATGTCCGGGGGACTTACGCTTTCCATGCCTGGATTCGCGACAGTTTGCTTTCCAACAAGCCCTACGACCAATTCGTGCGGGAAGTGGTCGCCGCGTCGGGGGAAATTGGAGAAAACCCGGCCGTGGCCTGGTATCGCCAGGTCAAAGACATGACGCTTCAGCTTGAAGACACGGCTCAATTGTTCCTCGGCACGCGGCTGCAATGCGCGCAATGCCATCACCATCCGTTCGAGCGCTGGAGCCAGCAGGACTACTACAGTTTTGCGGCGTTTTTCAGCCAGGTGGGCCGGAAGGCCGGCACGCGGCCGGGCGAGGAGATTATTTTCCACAAACGCGGCAAGCCTGAGGCCACGAACAAGAAAACCAAGCAATCGGTCATGCCGGCCGGTTTGGGCACGAACCCGCTGGAGTTGGCGCCCGACGAAGATCCGCGCCAGGCGCTCGCCGATTGGATGGGGAGCAAGAACAATCCTTACTTTGCCCGCTCACTGGTCAATCGCTACTGGAAGCATTTCTTCGGTCGAGCGTTGGTGGAGCCGGAGGACGACATCCGGGAAACCAACCCGGCCACAAATCCGGAGTTGTTGGATGCGCTGGCGAAGCATTTCATCGAGAGTGGATTCGATCTGAAAGATCTCGTGCGCACTATTTGCCGCTCGAAAGTCTATCAACTCAGTTCGGCGCCGAACGACCACAATAAAGTCGATAAACAGAATTTCTCGCGTTACTACCCGAAACGGCTCACCGCCGAGGTGTTGCTGGACGCGGTCAATCAGATGACGAAGTCGGAGAATCGCTTCGACGGTTTGCCGGCCGGTATCCGCGCGATTCAACTGCCGGACAATAGCTTCAACGCCAGTTCCTACTTTCTCACGGTGTTTGGCCGCCCCGAGATGTCGAGCTCGTGCGAGTGCGAACGCTCTCAAGACGCCAGCCTCGCTCAGAGCTTGCACCTTCTCAACGCGAAGGACATTCAGGAGAAACTCGCGAACGACAAAGGCCGCGCGGCGTTGCTGGCCGCCAACAAACAGCCGGACGACGCGAACATCCGTGAGCTTTACTATTGGGCCTACGCGCGGGTGCCGGAAGAAAAGGAGTTGAAACTGGCCAAGGGCTACCTCGAGAAGAAAGCGGACAAACGGCGAGAGGCTTTCGAAGACATCATCTGGGCGCTCATCAATACCAAGGAGTTTCTCTTCAACCACTGAATCTTGATTGAATGAAGCGCGCCGACGCCCACGCCAACCGAATCGGCTGTCCGGAATTTCGCCGCCTCCTGTCCATCGAGCGGCGCAGCTTTCTTAAAACAGGCGTGCTCGGCCTGGCGGGACTTGGTCTCTCAGATCTCCTCCGGCTTGATGCAAAGGCGGCCGCTGCCGGACGAACGATCTCACGGGAGAATTCCGTGATCATTCTCTGGATGCGGGGAGGGCCGAGCCAGCACGAAACCTGGGATCCGAAACCGGAGGCGCCTCTCGAGTATCGCGGAGAGTTTGGAGCCATCCCGACGAGTGTCCCCGGAATTCAGATTTGCGATCTGCTTCCGATGAGCGCGCGTCTCATGCGCAAATGGTCCATCATCCGCAGCCTCCATCACGTGGACGCCGGGCATTCGTCCGCCGATCAGATTTGCTTCACGGGCTATCCTGCAGCGCCGGAGGTCCCGGCTGAAGGACCGGGTAACATCATGCCCAGTTGCGGCGCCATTGTGGCGAAACAACTCGGCGACAAGAATCCTCGCCTCCCGGCCTATGTGATGATTCCGAAGATGGTGCCGGGAACGGGCGCCTCCTACCTGGGTTCGCGCTGCAGCCCATTCGAAACGATTGCCGATCCGGCCAGAGAGGGTGCCTTCAAAGTGCCGAACCTGGGTTTCCCCGTCGGCATCTCCCTGCAGCGTCTGAGCGGAAGACGCGCTCTGCTCAATGGACTCGACTTATTGCGGCGCGAAGCCGATCGCAGCCGCCAGATGGAAGCGATGGACGAATTCGAGCAGCGCGCCTGGGAAATGCTCTCCGGCCAGGCGGCGCGCGAAGCGTTCGACCTCGACGCGGAACCTCGCGCAGTGCGCGAGCGCTACGGATTTATTCCCGAGTTCAAGGCGCCAACTCCGGATCGATGCGGGGTGCCGGCGTGGAGCCAGCGTTTTCTGCTCGCTCGACGGCTGGTCGAAGCGGGCGTGCGGTTGGTAACCGTGGACGTTCGTTGGTGGGACACTCACGTGCAGGGCTTCGATACGATGCGGAATGGCTTCCTGCCGCGATGGGATCGCGCCTATAGCGCCCTCATTGACGATCTCGATCAACGCGGCTTGCTCGATTCCACGATGGTCGTCGCCTGGGGTGAATTCGGGCGAACGCCAAAAGTGAATGCCGGCGCGGGCCGCGATCACTGGCCGAACGTGTTCAGCGCGGCTGTGGCCGGCGGCGGAATTCAAGGCGGTCGAGTCATCGGATCCTCAGACGTAAAGGGCGCCGAACCGGCCTCTGACCCCAAGACACCCCAGGACGTTCTCGCGACCATCTATCGCCATCTGGGAATCGACACGACCGCTCAATATGCCGATCATTCGGGCCGCCCGCACCCGGTGCTCCCTTCCGGCAGCCCGATTGAAGAACTGTTTTGAACTCGCTTGTGATGAAAAAGAACCTGTTTCTGTTCTTGCTGATCGTCACTCACGGGTCGCAAGCCCAACTCCCGGTCGCCAGGCTGTCTGCGGTTTTTCCGCCCGGTGGGACAGCGGGTTCCAGCTTGGAAGTCAGCGTTTCCGGGGTTGATCTCGATGACGCGGCCCAGATTCACTTCTCGCAAAAGGGAATCGAGGCGAAGCCGAAAACCGGCGAAGGTGGCCTGCGCGCCGATCCCAACAAGTTTCTTCTCACGATCGCATCCAATGTGCCGCCCGGCATCTACGAAGCCCGAATCGTTTGCCGGTTCGGCATTTCCAATCCGCGGCTGTTCGTCGTGAGTGACCGGCCTGAGTCGAACGAGCCCTCGAACAATCAGTCCGCCTCTTCGGCGTCAGAACTCGCTCTGGACACAGTCGTGAATGGCCACGCGAATGCGAACGCCATCGATTACTTCCAATTCCCCGTAAAGAAGGGTCAAAGGATCATCGTCGAGTGCCTGGCGAAGGCCATCGATTCGCGCATGGCTCCGGTGTTGATTCTCCAGGACACCGAGGGTCACGAACTGGACCGCAATCGGCGCGGCGGCGTCCTCGATCACACGGCGCTGGCCGACGGCAAGCTTGTCCTGAAGGTTCATGATTTCCTCTACCGCGGCGGCGAGGATTATTTCTACCGGCTCAGTGTTGGCACCGGACCGCACCTGGAATTTGTCTTTCCGCCTTGCGGCAGACCGGGCGAGAAAGGTCAATTCACGCTTTACGGGAGAAACCTCCCCGGCGGAACCCCGTCCGAGTTCAAACTCCACGGGAAGATTCTGGACAAACTGAGCGTCGAGATCGAACTCCCCGCGAATCCGGCCGGTAACGAAGTCGCTTCGTTCGACTTCGTGGCGAAACCGTCCGATGCACCGGTCGATAGCTTCGGATACCGCCTCGGCGCGCCGCAAGGGGTCTCCAATCCGGTGCCGATCAGTTATGCGGTGGCGCCTGTAATCCTGGAGCAGGCTGTAGCCGATAAACCGGAGGCGGCTCAGAACGTGACCGTGCCTTGCGAATACGTTGGGCAATTCCATCCGAGAAACGACCGCGATTGGATCACCTTCGAGGCCAAGAAAGGCGAAGTGTTTTGGATCGAGGTCTTCTCGCATCGGCTCGGATTCGCCACGGATCCCTTTGTGGTCGTTCAGCGCGTTTCGAAGAACGCCAAGGGCGAAGATCAGGTCTCCGATGTCCAGGAATTGTCCGATCTCGCCACGAATATTGGCGGGCCCGAATTCAACACCGCGACGCGCGATCTGGAAGGCCGACTGGAGATCAAGGAAGATGGCGCGTACCGCCTTCAAATTCGCGACCTGTTCAATTACGCCGAGGACGACCCGCGCCTGGTGTATCGCCTCGTTCTCCGCAAGGAGTCGCCGGACTTCCGGCTCGTCGCGCTCCCGCAACCGCCCCCGCCGATCAATCGGGACAACAAGGAAGCTTTGCCCTGGACGCCGTTCCTGAGAAAAGGCGAGACCATCGCGATCAAAGTCCTTGCCTATCGCCGGCACGGCTTCAATGGCGACGTGCAGCTTGCTCTCGAAGGGCTTCCGACCGGCGTGCATTACAGCGACACACATATCGAGGCGGGCAAAACCTCGGCCACGGTCCTGGTGACGGCCGAGGAGAAAGCTGCCGCCTGGGTGGGAACGGTCAAGGTTCTCGGCAGAGCCCGAATTGGGACAAATGAAGTCGTCCGTCAGGCCCGCGGAGGTTCCATTATCTGGACTATTCCCGACTACAACAATGAACCGGTGCAATCGCGCATCGAAGGCGGCCTCATGCTTGCCGTGAGCGATAAGGAGGCGGCCCCCATCTCGGTCGGCGTCGAAGACAAGCTTTGGGAAACTTCCCTGGCGGGCAAACTGCAAATCCCGATCAAAGTGCTCCGCCGCGGCGATTTTAACGACGTCGTCAAGCTGAAGCCTGCCGGGATTCCTCCCGTCGATCCCATGAAAGAAATCGACGTCGCTGGCAAAACGAACGAAACGATGCTGACGCTTGATCTGACGCAACTGAAGATTCCCGTCGGCACGCACACGATTTTCTTGCAAGCGCAGACCAAAGGAAAGTATCGGAGGCTGACGCCCGATGAAGTTAAGGCCGCCGAAACCGCGTTGAAAGCGGTCGAGGATGCGGTCAAGCAAGGCGAGAAGGAAGAATCTGATCTTGCTGCCGCCGCAAAGAAAGCGGATGAAGCGTTCACGGCGGCGAAGAAGGCTGCTGACGAAGCTGCGGCTCACGCCAGAACCGCGGGCGAAAGGCTGGCTTCCGCGAAGACCGCCGCGGAGAAAACCACTTCCAACGAAGACCTGGCCTCGGCCAAGGCCGCGGCCGAGAAGGAAGCCTCGGAGGCATCTGCGCGCGCGAAAAACCTGGCGGAGGCGAAGGCCACGGCGGAACGGGCGTTCCAGGAAGCCTCCGCCAAGGCGAAGGAGGCGCAAACAAGGAAA includes:
- a CDS encoding DUF1501 domain-containing protein; translation: MKRADAHANRIGCPEFRRLLSIERRSFLKTGVLGLAGLGLSDLLRLDAKAAAAGRTISRENSVIILWMRGGPSQHETWDPKPEAPLEYRGEFGAIPTSVPGIQICDLLPMSARLMRKWSIIRSLHHVDAGHSSADQICFTGYPAAPEVPAEGPGNIMPSCGAIVAKQLGDKNPRLPAYVMIPKMVPGTGASYLGSRCSPFETIADPAREGAFKVPNLGFPVGISLQRLSGRRALLNGLDLLRREADRSRQMEAMDEFEQRAWEMLSGQAAREAFDLDAEPRAVRERYGFIPEFKAPTPDRCGVPAWSQRFLLARRLVEAGVRLVTVDVRWWDTHVQGFDTMRNGFLPRWDRAYSALIDDLDQRGLLDSTMVVAWGEFGRTPKVNAGAGRDHWPNVFSAAVAGGGIQGGRVIGSSDVKGAEPASDPKTPQDVLATIYRHLGIDTTAQYADHSGRPHPVLPSGSPIEELF
- a CDS encoding DUF1553 domain-containing protein, which gives rise to MTRFPFRLWIALAVLALAKLGASGPRATEVQAAKAEAKISGLQIHFASEAGPQPAERLLLKGGDARQQLLVTATLETGGLRDYTHQVTYSVAPEGVVRVDKSGVVSPSSDGAAKITARSPDGAMATLSVKVDDFAAVTPVNFPNQIVPIFTKAGCNAGGCHGKASGQNGFRLSLLGFEPAEDYEHLVKEARGRRLFPSAPENSLLLLKAIGALPHGGGKRLEPDSDDYSLVVRWIKQGMPYGKPTDPTVARIEVFPKERTMSFGGEQQIVVLAHYTDGTKEDVTRSALYEPNDKDMARAEESGKVQLFNQPGDVAVMVRYQAKVAVFRATIPLGAPVASLPAPRNFVDEWVFKKLKTIGMPPAENCDDATFLRRAAIDIAGRLPTPDEARRFLEDKSADKRDRWIDTLVDSSDYADYFANKWSALLRNKRGAPTHVRGTYAFHAWIRDSLLSNKPYDQFVREVVAASGEIGENPAVAWYRQVKDMTLQLEDTAQLFLGTRLQCAQCHHHPFERWSQQDYYSFAAFFSQVGRKAGTRPGEEIIFHKRGKPEATNKKTKQSVMPAGLGTNPLELAPDEDPRQALADWMGSKNNPYFARSLVNRYWKHFFGRALVEPEDDIRETNPATNPELLDALAKHFIESGFDLKDLVRTICRSKVYQLSSAPNDHNKVDKQNFSRYYPKRLTAEVLLDAVNQMTKSENRFDGLPAGIRAIQLPDNSFNASSYFLTVFGRPEMSSSCECERSQDASLAQSLHLLNAKDIQEKLANDKGRAALLAANKQPDDANIRELYYWAYARVPEEKELKLAKGYLEKKADKRREAFEDIIWALINTKEFLFNH